The window CGAGTACGACCCGCCGGAGCACCGCAAATACCGCAAGCTCATCAACCCGGTCTTCTCGCCGGCGGCGGTCGAGCGGTGGAAGGAACCGGTGACCCGGCTGGTCCACGAGCTCATCGACGGCTTCATCGACGCCGACGAGATCGACTTCGCGAGGCAGTTCTCGACCCCACTGCCCTCCCAGATCTTCCTCACCCTGCTGGGCCTGCCGCTCGAGGACCTGCCCACGTTCCTGCGCCTCAAGGACGGCATCGTCCGTCCCTCCGTGCTCCTCGGCCTGCCGCCGAACCACCCGGACGTCAAGGCCCACCAGCGCGCGACGGCGCAGGAGATCTACGCCTACTACGACAAGGTGCTCGACGAGCGCGAGAGCGGGCGCAGGGACGACCTGCTCAGCCATCTGCTGGACGTCGAGGTCGACGGCGAGAGACTGACCCGCGACGAGTTGCTCGACATCTGCTTCCTGTTCCTGACCGCGGGCCTGGACACCGTCTCCGCCTCGCTGGAGACGTTCATGGCCTACCTCGCCGAACACCCCGAGCGCCGCGCCGAGGTCGTCGCCAGCCCGGACAACATCGACAACGTGATCGAGGAACTGCTGCGCTACGAGTCGCCGGTCATGCTGGTCTCGCGGTTCGCGACCACGGACACCGAGCTCGCGGGCTGCCCGGTCCACGAGGGCGAACAGGTCTACGTCTTCATCGGCGCCGCGAACCTCGATGAGGAGGAGCTCCCCGACGCGGGGGAGGTCCGATTCGACCGGGCGGTCAACCGCCACATCGCGTTCGGCGGCGGGGTACACCGCTGCCTCGGCTCGCACCTGGCCCGTCTCGAGCTGCGCATCATCCTGCGCGAGTGGCACGCGCGGATTCCGCATTACCAGATCAAGCCAGGGACCAGGCTGGACCTCAGCCCCGGCGTCCGGTCCCTGAACTCGTTCCCGATGCTGCTGGGTGCGGAAACCTCGCGAGGAGGAAATCCATGTCCGGCGAATTAGTGCTGGATGGAAAGGTCGCGATCGTCACCGGCGCGGGTGGTGGGATCGGCGGGGCCTACGCGAGGGGTTTGGCGGAGGCCGGCGCCGCGGTCGTTCTTGCCGACATCGATATGGAGCACGCCGAGGCGGCCGCGAAGGAGCTCGCCAACGCCGGCCACCGCGCGCTCGCCGTGCGTACCGACGTCTCCGACGAGGCGAGCGCGAACGCCATGGCAGCTGCCGCGATGGACGCTTTCGGCTCGGTCGACATCCTCGTGAACAATGCCGCACTCATGGCCGAGATCGTCGGCCAGGGCACGCTCACCACCATGTCGCTCGACATGTGGAACCGCACCGTCGCGGTGAATCTCACCGGCCCGCTGCTGTGTGCCCGCGCGGTCGTGCCCCACATGAAGAATCGCGGATACGGGAAGATCGTCAACCAGTCGTCCGGCGGCGCCTTCATGGCGGCGAACGCCTACGGCATCACCAAGCTCGGCGTCGTCAGCATGACGCTCTCGCTCGCCCGTGAGCTTGCGCCGTTCGGCATCCGGGTAAACGCGATCGCGCCGGGCTATGTGAACACCGAGGCAGGCGCGGTCGCGGCGCCGCCGGCGCTGCGGGCGATGGTCGAGAAGTCCATTCCTTTCCCGTTCGGCGACCCCGAGGACCTGGTACCAGGACTGCTCTACCTGGTCGGCCCCGGCAGTGACTGGGTCACCGGCCACACCCTGAACATCGATGGCGGCTGGATCCCGCGCACCTGACGCGGCCACCGGCTGGACATCCTGATCGGTGTCGGGCGGCCGTCGGCGACAACCGGCAGGCACCCGACAAACGGGCCTACAGACGCCGAGAAACGAGGGGAACATGGCGAACGAAGACCTCCCGCGCTGGATCCTGCACATCGAGTCAAGCCCGGTCAGCCGCGACGCGGAAACCCTGGCCGAGTTCAACCGCTGGTACGACGAAGTGCACATCCCGGAGATGGTGGCCTTCGAGGGATACCTTTCAGGCCGTCGACTCGAGCCGGTCGGCGACGACGGCCCGTATATCGCGCAGTACGTGATCGAGGGCGACCCGGAAGATGTCCTCGGCCGGGTGAAGGCCGCGTCCGCCGCCGGCGAGCTGAAGATGTCCGAGACGCTGCAGATGAACCCGACCCCCAAGATGCGGCTCATGCGAGTTTCCCTCGAGTACACCAAGCCGGACAGGCGGCGCTGAGCGTGTCAGCGCTCCGACGAGCGGCAGATTTTCACACGGTTGGCGTACTGCGGCCGGGAACGGAGGACCTTCATGCAACGTGATGACATGATCCTGATCAGTGTCGACGACCATGTGATCGAGCCGCCCGACATGTTCGTGGGCCGGCTCCCGAAACGGTACGCCGACGACGCGCCCCGGCTTGTGCACCGCGAAGACGGCACCGACGTATGGACGTTCCGGGACACCGTCATCCCGAACTCCGCGCTGAACGCGATCGCCGGCCGCCCCAAGGAGGAGTACGGTCTGGAACCGCAGGGCCTAGACGAGATCCGCCCGGGCTGCTACGACATCCACGAGCGGATCAAGGACATGAACGCCGGCGGGCTGCTCGCCCAGATGAACTTCCCCTCATTCCCCGGCTTCGCCGGCCGGCTGTTCGTCACCGACGACGTCGACTTCTCCCTCGCCCTCGTTCGCGCCTACAACGACTGGCACGTCGAGGACTGGTGCGCCACCTATCCCGGCCGGTTCATCCCGATGACGATCCCCGCCATCTGGGACGCCGAACTGTGCGCCGCCGAGGTACACCGCAACGCGGCCCGCGGCGTCCACTCCCTCACATTCAGCGAAAACCCCGCCGTCATGGGCATGCCCAGCTTCCACGACGAATTCTGGAACCCCCTGTGGGCCGCACTCGTCGACACGAACACGGTCCTGTCGATCCACATCGGCTCCTCCGGACGGATCGCCGTCCCCGCCGCCGACTCGCCACCCGATGTCATGATCACCCTGCAGCCGATGAACATCGTCTCCGCCGCTGCCGACCTGCTCTGGTCCCGCGTCCTCAAGGACTACCCAGACCTCAAGATCGCCCTGTCCGAAGGCGGCACCGGCTGGGTCCCCTACTTCCTCGAACGCGCCGACAAGACCTTCGACGTCCACGCGACCTGGACCATGCAGGACTTCGGCGGCAAGAAGCCCTCCGACGTCTTCCGGGACCACTTCCTGACCTGCTTCATCACCGACTCCCTCGGCCTCGGCCTACGCCACGAGATCGGGATCGACAACATCACCTGGGAGTGCGACTACCCCCACAGCGACTCCGCCTGGCCGACCGCCCCCGAAGGCCTGTGGGCCGACTTCCAGAAATGGAACGTCCCCGACGACGACATCAACAAGATCACCTACCAGAACGCAATGCGCTGGTACTCCTTCGACCCCTTCACCCACATCAAGAAGGAAGACGCCACCGTCGGCGCGCTGCGCGCGGCAGCCGAAGGCCACGACATCAGCATCCGATCCCGCAGCCACCAGATCATCCAACCCCAGGAAAAACTCGAACAGTTCCGCATCCGCGCCCGTGCCGCCGTCGCCGGCACGACGACCAACCGCTAGTGGGCTTCCCGTCGAACTGAACCCGCCGAAAGAGGAGATGGGGCCCTGTGAAGGGATGGCAACTCGTCGAGTTCGGTACGCCACTGCGGCTGGTCGAGAAGGAGGATCCCGAACCCGGCCCGGGGGAGGTCGTCCTCGACGTCAAGGGATCAGGTCTGTGCCACTCCGACGTCATGGAGATCAACAGCCGCGGCGCCGACTGGCTGCTCGGGACGATCATGGGCCACGAGCTGGCCGGCGTCGTCTCCGCGGTGGGGCCCGACGTCACCGATTGGAAGATCGGCGACCGGGCCGCCGTCTGCCCGTCGAACACCATGCGCTGCCCAGGCTTCCACTATGACGGGGGGTTCGCCACGAAGCACCTGTCGCCAGCGGACGACCTGGTCACGGTCCCGCGCGAGGTCGACTGGGCCCTCGGTGCCATGATGACCGACGCCGGTATGACCTCGTACCACGCACTCGTGCGCCGTGGCGGAGCGACCGCTGGCATGAAGGTCGGCCTGATCGGCCTCGGTGGCCTCGGCCAGATCGCCGCCCGGGTCGCCGTTCTGAAGGGCATCGACGTGCACGTCGCGGAGCCGAAGAAGGACGTCTGGCCGCTCGCCGAGCGCCTCGGCGTCACGCACCTCGTCGCCGACGTCGCCGAGTGGGAGAACCAGAACTTCGATCTCATCGTCGACTACGCCGGCTTCGGCACGACGACGGCCGGCGCGCTACGCGCGGTCGGCTTCGACGGAACCGTGGTCCAGGTCGGCCTCGGCGTCAGCGAAGCGATGATCCCGCTCGCAGACATGGTCGGCCGCAAGTCCAAGCTGCTCGCCTCCCGCGGCGGCACCAAGGAGGACATCGCCGAGCTCTACACGTTCGTCGCCGCCGGAGACCTCGACCCCACCGTCACCAAGATTACTTTCGACGACATCCCCCGGGGCCTCGCTGACCTGGCTGCCAACAAGGTCACCGGCCGCCTCGTCGCCCTCATCTGAGCACACGCCGATCCGGGCGCCCCCCGAGAAAGGGGCTTCGGACAATGCCGGCCGGCGACCACGCGGCCGAGGCCTCGTCAGTCTCCGTCTGGCTTCTCTTCCGCTTTCTCGGAAACCTCGGAGACTTCGGGTCCCACCGGGTCGGTGGTTCGGGCGGAACCGCCGGAACCGCCGGAACCGCCGGGGCCGCCGGTCACGGCGGCTTTCACGGCGGCCAGGGCGTCACGGCGGAAACGGGTGGCGGCCTCGGTGTGGGCGGCCAGGGCGGTGAGCTCGGTGCCGGCGCGGATGGCGGCGCGGGCGCCCCAGACGTCAAAGGCACGGTGGACGGAGCGCTTGTTGATCTGGGTCAGCTCGCTGGGGATGCCGGCGACGCGCGCCGCGATCGCGAGCACCTCTTCCTCCAGTCGGTCGGCCGGGTAGGCGCGGTTGGCGAAGCCGATGCGGGCGGCCTCGACCCCGTCGACGGCGTCGCCGGTGAGCATCAGCTCCATCGCGCGGCGCAGGCCGAGCAGCACCGTGTGGTACTGCCAGTCCGGCGGGCTCGCCACCCGGACCACCGGATAGCTGATGCGCGCGTCCTCGGCCACGTAGACCAGGTCGCAGGCGGAGGCGAGCTCGGTCGCGCCGGCGATCGCGTAGCCGTGGATCTGGGCGATCACCGGCTTTGCCAGGTCCCAGAGGCTGAACCAGGTCTCGCCCGCCTGCCGGGCCCACTGGCCGTCGCCCGGCGCCGAGTAGAACGGCGGGTCGGCCATCAGCGGGGACGCAAGGTCGTAGCCGGCGGAGAAACACGGCCCCGCGCCGCGGACGATGCTGACCCGCACGTCCGGGTCGTTGTCGTGCGCCCGCAGCGCGTCGAGCAGCTCGGTGCGCAACGGGGTCGAGATGGCGTTGCGTTTCTCCGGCCTGTTCAGCGTGATCCGGCGGACGCCGTCGGCCGGGGCGTCGACCAGCAGAAACTCGTAGTCGGCGGTCACCGGGCTTTCTCCGCCGCGTCGCCCACCAGGTCGCTGCTCACCAGGTCTCTCGTGCCGGCGAGGTCGGCCATCAGCTCCAACGCCTCCGGTTGGTGTGCGTCGATGATGACGCCGGTGATGCCGGGCACGGCGTAGTCGGCCGCCCAGCGCGCCCGGATCCGGGCCGGCGAGCCGAGCAGGGCGGTCTGTTCCAGGTATTCGTCCGGAACGGTCCCCAGCGCCTCCTCCTTGCGCCCTGCGCGCCAGAGCTCACCGATCCGGTCGGCAGCCTCGGGGAAACCCCGGCGGGCCATCGCGTCACGGTGGTAGTTGTGCGTCGTGCTGCCCATCCCGCCGACATACATCGCGGTCAGCGGGCGCATCGCGTCGAGCGCACCGCGCACGTCGTCGGTGATCCGCACGGACGCGCCGGTGAACACCTCGAACCCGCCGCCCGCGACCCGTTCCTGAACGGCTCCGGGCACACCGTCCGGGCCGAGGCCCATCGGCAGCCAGCCGTCGCACAGCTCGGCGGCGAGCGCGGTGTTGCGCGGGCCGCCGGCGCCAAGCCAGATCGGGATCGGTGCCACCGGATGCATGATCGATTTGAGTGGCTTGCCCTGCCCGAGCGCGCCCGGGCCGGCATAGGGCAGCCGGATCTCCTCACCGTCGTGACGGAGCGGCTCGTCGCGGGCCAGCACCTTGCGCACGATCGTCACGTAGTCGCGCAGCCGGGCGGTTGGCCGTCCCCACGGCTGGCCATACCAGCCCTCGACGATCTGCGGCCCGGAAAGCCCGATCCCGAGGACCAGCCGGTTGCCGCCGGCGAGGGCGTCGATCGTCATCGCCTGCATGGCGAGGGTGGCCGGCGGGCGGGCGGCGAGCTGAACGACGGCGGTCCCGAGCCGGATCCGCTCGGTGTGGGCGGCGAGGAAGGCCAACGGCGTGAGTGCGTCGCTTCCGTACGCTTCGGCGGTCCAGACGGAGTGGTAGCCGAGGCGTTCCGCGTGCCGGACCTCGTCGACGGGCACCGTGAGCCGGGCGGCCCGGTAGAGACTGAGGCGCAGGCCGAGCCTGAGCACGGTCACGGCAGGATCCCTCCCGGCTGGGGTGCGCGGTTCGCGGCCGCCCACTCCCGGCCCTCGCTCAGCGCGAGGCCGGCGAGCAGCGCGTTGCGCAGCTCGCGCGGGTCGATGACGTCGTCGTACGCCAGCCGGGCGCCCCCGGTAATGGATGCCCTGGCCTGTTCGGCCGCGACCCGGGCCCGCTCCTCGGGATCCTCGATCTTGCTTGCCGTCGAGCCGGCGGGCAGTGCGCCCAGCGTGATGGACGGGAAGGCGAGCGTCAGCGTCTGGCCGTCGAACGGGTTCATCGCCATCACCGACGAGCCGAAGCCGAACGCCTTGCGCAACGTCACGTGCAGCTTCGGCACCGTCAGACGGTGCTGCACGGCGTACATCCGGGCCGCGTGGCGCAGGATTCCGGCACGCTCGGCCGCGCTGCCGGCGAGAACCCCGGGATTGTCAGCGAGGAAGACGCAGGGCAGGCCGAAGACGCCGGCCACCTGGAGGAAATGCGCCACCTTGTCGGCCGCGTCGCTGTCGATCGCGCCGGCGAGCACGCTCGGGTCGTTCGCGACGATCGCGACGGCGTGGCCGCCGAGACGGGCGAGCGTCGTGACGACGGATGAGCCGAAATCCGGCTGCACCTCCAGCAGCTCGCCGTCGTCGACGATCGCTTCGAGCACCGGCCGGATCCGGTACGGACGGCGTGGATCGGGCGGGATCAGCTCAAGCAGCTCGTCGACGCAGCGCGGTCCGGTGTCAGAACCGTCCGGGCGGCGCGGCGGCGGCTCGGCGACGTTCAGTGGGAAGTAGGACAGGTAGCGGCGGGCCAGCGCGATCGCGGCGCGGTCATCCGCGACGACGTTGTGGACGACGCCGCTGGTAGCGGCGGCGACGTCGGGACCGCCGAGGTCCTCCTTGGTGATCACCTCGCCGGTGGCCGAGCGGACGAGCGGCGGACCGGCGGAGAAGATCGACGCGGTCGCGGTCATGACGACGAAGTCGCACAGCGGCGCGGTGAGCGCGCCGTGGCCGGCCGAGGCGCCCAGCACCAGGCACACCATCGGCACCAGGCCGGAGAGCTCGACCAGCCCACCCAGGTCGCCGGGCCGACGGCCGGTCGCGCCCTCGGTCACCCGGTGGCCGGCGCCCTCCAGCATCATCACCAGCGGCACCTGCTCCTGACGGGCAAGCTGGGCCAGCCGGTAACGCTTGTCGGCCGCGCCGGTGCCGATCGAGCCACCGAGCACGGTGACGTCCTCGGCACCGGCCAGGGCGGGACGCCCGTCGATCCGCCCGGCGCCGGCCACGAACGCGTCGGCGGGGACCGGCGGGTCCATGGTTGCGCCGACCAGGGCGCCGATCTCGTAGAACGTGCCCGGGTCGAACAGCGCGGCGAGCCGTTGCCGGGCGTTCAGCCGGCCACGCTGGGCCTGCCGGACGAGCCGGGCCTCGCCGCCCATCCCGAACGCCACGGCCTTACGGCGCTCGATCTCGGCGAGCGCCGGACCCCAGCCGTACAGGCCAGGGGCCGGGCCGGAGGCTGGGTGGAGGGCTGGGTCGGGGGCAGGACCAGGCGCCAGGTTGGGCGCCGGGCCGGGGGCTGGCTCGGACGTCGAGTCGGGCGCTTCGTCGGGTGCGCGCACCGGACCACAGTAGGAACCAGGTTTCTCTCCCGCAAGGGGCAGCTCGGGCCTGCCGGACCGTAACGGCTTCTTCCCAGGCCACCACCACTAGAATTTAGTTCCAGCAATCTGGCCAGGACCGGAGCACGGGAGCGAGGAGCGGCGTGGAGATCAGTGGCGCGGTAGCGATGGTCACCGGCGGCGCGTCCGGGCTGGGAGCGGCGACCGCTCGGCTGCTCACGGCGCGCGGGGCGCGTGTCGTGGTCGCCGACCGGGACGACGCCAGGGGCGAGGCCGTCGCCAAGGAGGTCGGCGGCGTGTTCGCGCACGTCGACGTCACCTCGACCGCCGACATCATCGCCGCGACCGAGCTGGCCAGGACGCTTGGCCCGGTGCGCGCTCTGGTGAACTGCGCGGGCATCGGCTGGGCGGCGCGCACCATCGGCCGGGACGGCACCTACGAGTCCGCACACAGCCTCGACGCGTTCCGCAAGGTCATCGAGGTCAACACGATCGGCACGTTCGACTGCATCCGGATCGTCGCGACGGCCATGTCGGCCACCGAGCCGCTCTCCGCCGACGGGGAACGTGGCGCGATCGTCAACACCGCGTCCCTCGCCGCCTTCGACGGTCAGATCGGCCAGGCCGCCTATTCCGCGTCCAAGGGTGGCGTCGTCGGCATGACGCTGCCCGTCGCCCGCGACCTCTCCGTCATCGGCGTCCGGGTGAACTGCATCGCCCCCGGCCTCATCGACACCCCGATCTACGGAGAAGGTCCAGGGTCCGAGGCGTTCAAGGACAAGCTGAAGCGCGACGTCCTCTTCCTGCACCGCCTCGGCACCGCCGACGAGTTCGCCTCCCTCGCCGTCGAGCTGCTCACCAACAGCTACCTGAACGCCGAGGTCATCCGCGTCGACGCCGGCGCCCGCCTTCAGCCCAAGTAGACCGGGCGCACCAGGTCCCCCGCGCACGACGGCGCAGGCAGCCGCTCTCTCGCCGATCTTCATCGACCCAGCGCGAAGGTCCGGTCCACATACCCATTCGGTGATCTTCAACGCGCCCAGAAGATGGACCACCCCATGATCACGATCCGGGTTCGCATAAGTCGGACAAAAAGGTCAACGGCCCGCCAACCCGCATACCCAAACAGCGATCATGGCGCGGGCTTCACCCCCCGAGGGGCAATGATCGCTGGTTGTGTATGGGAACTGGCATTGGCTGACGCCGAGGCCTCGATGGTCACGTTTCGCCGTTCGGTGGACGCCGGTCAGACGGGCGGGGCAGGGGTGGCGGCCGGCTGGTCGAGCACGAAGGCGTCGGACAGCAGGTGG of the Pseudofrankia saprophytica genome contains:
- a CDS encoding cytochrome P450 — protein: MAQEPGHSGAAAGDAQGAGGPYRGVAQLMTIDVARDPRPVFSALRDSGRVQRMDGLSGPAVVATGRAAIDEIFKYPDVYSSAAHAGTLGNVRPLIPIEYDPPEHRKYRKLINPVFSPAAVERWKEPVTRLVHELIDGFIDADEIDFARQFSTPLPSQIFLTLLGLPLEDLPTFLRLKDGIVRPSVLLGLPPNHPDVKAHQRATAQEIYAYYDKVLDERESGRRDDLLSHLLDVEVDGERLTRDELLDICFLFLTAGLDTVSASLETFMAYLAEHPERRAEVVASPDNIDNVIEELLRYESPVMLVSRFATTDTELAGCPVHEGEQVYVFIGAANLDEEELPDAGEVRFDRAVNRHIAFGGGVHRCLGSHLARLELRIILREWHARIPHYQIKPGTRLDLSPGVRSLNSFPMLLGAETSRGGNPCPAN
- a CDS encoding SDR family oxidoreductase — protein: MSGELVLDGKVAIVTGAGGGIGGAYARGLAEAGAAVVLADIDMEHAEAAAKELANAGHRALAVRTDVSDEASANAMAAAAMDAFGSVDILVNNAALMAEIVGQGTLTTMSLDMWNRTVAVNLTGPLLCARAVVPHMKNRGYGKIVNQSSGGAFMAANAYGITKLGVVSMTLSLARELAPFGIRVNAIAPGYVNTEAGAVAAPPALRAMVEKSIPFPFGDPEDLVPGLLYLVGPGSDWVTGHTLNIDGGWIPRT
- a CDS encoding DUF4286 family protein, with translation MANEDLPRWILHIESSPVSRDAETLAEFNRWYDEVHIPEMVAFEGYLSGRRLEPVGDDGPYIAQYVIEGDPEDVLGRVKAASAAGELKMSETLQMNPTPKMRLMRVSLEYTKPDRRR
- a CDS encoding amidohydrolase family protein: MQRDDMILISVDDHVIEPPDMFVGRLPKRYADDAPRLVHREDGTDVWTFRDTVIPNSALNAIAGRPKEEYGLEPQGLDEIRPGCYDIHERIKDMNAGGLLAQMNFPSFPGFAGRLFVTDDVDFSLALVRAYNDWHVEDWCATYPGRFIPMTIPAIWDAELCAAEVHRNAARGVHSLTFSENPAVMGMPSFHDEFWNPLWAALVDTNTVLSIHIGSSGRIAVPAADSPPDVMITLQPMNIVSAAADLLWSRVLKDYPDLKIALSEGGTGWVPYFLERADKTFDVHATWTMQDFGGKKPSDVFRDHFLTCFITDSLGLGLRHEIGIDNITWECDYPHSDSAWPTAPEGLWADFQKWNVPDDDINKITYQNAMRWYSFDPFTHIKKEDATVGALRAAAEGHDISIRSRSHQIIQPQEKLEQFRIRARAAVAGTTTNR
- a CDS encoding arabinose dehydrogenase, producing MKGWQLVEFGTPLRLVEKEDPEPGPGEVVLDVKGSGLCHSDVMEINSRGADWLLGTIMGHELAGVVSAVGPDVTDWKIGDRAAVCPSNTMRCPGFHYDGGFATKHLSPADDLVTVPREVDWALGAMMTDAGMTSYHALVRRGGATAGMKVGLIGLGGLGQIAARVAVLKGIDVHVAEPKKDVWPLAERLGVTHLVADVAEWENQNFDLIVDYAGFGTTTAGALRAVGFDGTVVQVGLGVSEAMIPLADMVGRKSKLLASRGGTKEDIAELYTFVAAGDLDPTVTKITFDDIPRGLADLAANKVTGRLVALI
- a CDS encoding enoyl-CoA hydratase-related protein; translated protein: MTADYEFLLVDAPADGVRRITLNRPEKRNAISTPLRTELLDALRAHDNDPDVRVSIVRGAGPCFSAGYDLASPLMADPPFYSAPGDGQWARQAGETWFSLWDLAKPVIAQIHGYAIAGATELASACDLVYVAEDARISYPVVRVASPPDWQYHTVLLGLRRAMELMLTGDAVDGVEAARIGFANRAYPADRLEEEVLAIAARVAGIPSELTQINKRSVHRAFDVWGARAAIRAGTELTALAAHTEAATRFRRDALAAVKAAVTGGPGGSGGSGGSARTTDPVGPEVSEVSEKAEEKPDGD
- a CDS encoding LLM class F420-dependent oxidoreductase is translated as MTVLRLGLRLSLYRAARLTVPVDEVRHAERLGYHSVWTAEAYGSDALTPLAFLAAHTERIRLGTAVVQLAARPPATLAMQAMTIDALAGGNRLVLGIGLSGPQIVEGWYGQPWGRPTARLRDYVTIVRKVLARDEPLRHDGEEIRLPYAGPGALGQGKPLKSIMHPVAPIPIWLGAGGPRNTALAAELCDGWLPMGLGPDGVPGAVQERVAGGGFEVFTGASVRITDDVRGALDAMRPLTAMYVGGMGSTTHNYHRDAMARRGFPEAADRIGELWRAGRKEEALGTVPDEYLEQTALLGSPARIRARWAADYAVPGITGVIIDAHQPEALELMADLAGTRDLVSSDLVGDAAEKAR
- a CDS encoding acyl-CoA carboxylase subunit beta, producing the protein MYGWGPALAEIERRKAVAFGMGGEARLVRQAQRGRLNARQRLAALFDPGTFYEIGALVGATMDPPVPADAFVAGAGRIDGRPALAGAEDVTVLGGSIGTGAADKRYRLAQLARQEQVPLVMMLEGAGHRVTEGATGRRPGDLGGLVELSGLVPMVCLVLGASAGHGALTAPLCDFVVMTATASIFSAGPPLVRSATGEVITKEDLGGPDVAAATSGVVHNVVADDRAAIALARRYLSYFPLNVAEPPPRRPDGSDTGPRCVDELLELIPPDPRRPYRIRPVLEAIVDDGELLEVQPDFGSSVVTTLARLGGHAVAIVANDPSVLAGAIDSDAADKVAHFLQVAGVFGLPCVFLADNPGVLAGSAAERAGILRHAARMYAVQHRLTVPKLHVTLRKAFGFGSSVMAMNPFDGQTLTLAFPSITLGALPAGSTASKIEDPEERARVAAEQARASITGGARLAYDDVIDPRELRNALLAGLALSEGREWAAANRAPQPGGILP
- a CDS encoding SDR family NAD(P)-dependent oxidoreductase, whose protein sequence is MVTGGASGLGAATARLLTARGARVVVADRDDARGEAVAKEVGGVFAHVDVTSTADIIAATELARTLGPVRALVNCAGIGWAARTIGRDGTYESAHSLDAFRKVIEVNTIGTFDCIRIVATAMSATEPLSADGERGAIVNTASLAAFDGQIGQAAYSASKGGVVGMTLPVARDLSVIGVRVNCIAPGLIDTPIYGEGPGSEAFKDKLKRDVLFLHRLGTADEFASLAVELLTNSYLNAEVIRVDAGARLQPK